Proteins encoded within one genomic window of Larus michahellis unplaced genomic scaffold, bLarMic1.1 SCAFFOLD_34, whole genome shotgun sequence:
- the LOC141737358 gene encoding olfactory receptor 14J1-like has protein sequence MSNSSSITQFLLLAFADTRELQLLHFGLFLGIYLAALLANGLIITAIACDHRLHTPMYFFLLNLSLLDLGSISTTVPKSMANSLWDTRAISYGGCVAQVFLFVFFISAEFYLLTVMSYDRYVAICKPLHYGTLLGSRACVHMAAAAWGSGFLYALLHTANTFSLPLCQGNALDQFFCEIPQILKLSCSHSYLREVGLLVVSACLIFGCFVFIVLSYVQIFRAVLRIPSEQGRHKAFSTCLPHLAVVSLFVSTAVFAYLKPPSISSPSLDLVMAVLYSVVPPALNPLIYSMRNKDLKDAVWKLISGWFQKH, from the coding sequence ctcctggcattcgcagacacacgggagctgcagctcttgcacttcgggctcttcctgggcatctacctggctgccctcctggccaatggcctcatcatcacggccatcgcctgtgaccaccgcctccacacccccatgtacttcttcctcctcaacctctccctcctcgacctgggatccatctccaccactgtccccaaatctatggccaattccctgtgggacaccagggccatctcctatggAGGATGTGTTGCCCAggtctttctgtttgtctttttcatttcagcagagttttatcttctcactgtcatgtcctatgaccgctacgttgccatctgcaaacccctgcactacgggaccctcctgggcagcagagcttgtgtccacatggcagcagctgcctggggcagtgggtttctctatgctctcctgcacacggccaatacattttccctacccctctgccagggcaatgccctggaccagttcttctgtgaaatcccccagatcctcaagctctcctgctcacactcctacctcagggaagttgggcttcttgtggtcagtgccTGTTTAATCTTCGggtgttttgtgttcatcgtgctgtcctatgtgcagatcttcagggccgtgctgaggatcccctctgagcagggacggcacaaagccttttccacgtgcctccctcacctggccgtggtctccctgtttgtcagcactgcagtgtttgcctacctgaagcccccctccatctcctcaccATCTCTGGATCTGGTGATGGCagttctgtactcggtggtgcctccagcactgaaccccctcatctacagcatgaggaataaGGACCTCAAGGATGCAGTGTGGAAATTGATATCTGGATGGTTTCAGAAGCATTGA